The DNA region AAAACCCCAATGCAACAATCGTCACAAATAAGAAATAAAAACTAGAAACTCTACCCATGTTTTGAATATAGAATATTTCTATTGAAAGGTAAATTAATTTTGATGTATTACGTACACTTAATTTTTATGAGCATGAATAAAATGATAAAATTTTCTTCAATAACATCCTTCTAGATAGAGTTAAAATAGTGCCGACGCTGGCTAAAATAGAGAAACTAAAAATCCGAATTTTACGGTTATTTTGTATTACACATAAGTTTACCTTCAATTAGTCATCAAATACAAAACTATGAATCTTCGAATTTTAGCTCTAATCATTTTTGGAATACTTGCCAGTTGCAAGAACGAACCCAAAAACATGGTAGAAGAAAAAGTTAAAAAACCGAATATCCTTTTTTTAGCTATCGATGATTTAAGACCTGAACTTGGTGCTTACGGGTCCCAAATTGCCATAACACCTCATATTGATGCCCTTGCCGATGACGGATTATTGTTCAACAATGCCTATTGCCAACAAGCCATTTGTAGCCCATCTAGAGCTAGTTTAATGACAGGTGCTAGACCTGAAACTATTCAGGTTATTGAAAATTTTACCTATTTCAGGGATGCCAACCCAGATATCGTCACACTTCCCCAACATTTTAAGGCTAATGGATACGAAACGGTCAGCACCGGAAAAATTTACCACGGACAATATAACGACCCTGAACTTTCTTGGAGCAGAAAACCCGTTGCAATGGATAAACCCGATGTAAAATTCGGATTCAAATTACCGGAAAACATTAAAATGCAAAAGGAAGTCAGTGAACAAATGGTTGCTAAATATGGAAAAAAGGCCCTAAGAAATGGCTTAGGAAAGGGGCCATCTTATGAGTTTGCCGATTTTCCCGACAATGCCTACGAAGACGGATATAATACCGACTTGGCTATTGCTACAATGAAAGATATGTTGAGTAAGAATCCTGAAAAGCCTTTCTTTCTTGGATTGGGTATGAAAAAACCACATCTAGATTGGATTGCGCCCAAGAAGTATTGGGATATGTACGATGAAATGGATATTAAACTGGCAGAACAAACACAAGCGCCAAAAAACGGAGCTTCCATGGGGCTCCATGCATCTTTTGAATTGCGCGCTAGAGCAGGTATACCAAAAAAAGGTGATATTGATCCTGAACTTGCCCTAAAATTAAAACACGCTTATTTAGCTTGTGTAAGTTATGTTGATGCTCAAATAGGTCGTATGATCAGTGCTCTTGATGATGCAGGAATTAGGGATAATACGATCATCATTTTATGGAGTGACCACGGGTGGCACTTGGGCGATATGGGAATTTGGGGAAAAGCCACCAATTATGAAATTGCCACTAAAGTACCTCTTATAATTTGGACCCCGGATATGGCTAAAGAAAGTAGAGGAAAATCTACAGATGCACTCGTAGAATTGGTAGATATGTACCCTACTTTATGTGATCTAGCGGACCTTTCAAAACCCACCAGCTTAGAAGGACAGAGTTTTGCCCCATTGCTCTCTAATCCAAACCAAGAATGGAAATCAGCTGCTTTTACGCAGTACCCAAATCCGGCATTAAGAGAATGGGCTGCAAATCCACTTTCTAAAGGAATGCGCGAAACTTCTTTTGGTCCGTTAATAAAGGAAGTTGAAACACGGATAAAAAAACAACTAGGTAAAAAATGGGATCGTGACTTGTTCGAAAATCGGTTAATGGGCTATTCCATGCGTACCAAAGATTATCGTTTTATTGTCTGGAAAGATTATACGGATAAGGATGCCGAACCTGTTTTTATTGAGCTATACGACCACAATAAAGACCCAATGGAAACTGTAAATATAGCAAATGACCATCCTGAACTTGTAAAAAATCTAATGATACAATTCAACAAAGGTTGGAAAGGCAATAAAGCCGAATTAAAAGAAAGTGGGGTCTAGCTATCTTCTAAACCTGAGCGGGTTTCGGACAAAACTGGTGCCTAACTAAGATTATTTATAGTTTCCTTCTTAGCCAGGGCCAGGGCCCGTTTTTTCTTGTAATACGCCTTATCGGCTACATAAATGGTTTTTCGTACTTCACAGAAAATCGTGTCTCTATTGGAATTCATTAACTGCGTTGTTTTTAAAATGTCTATTTCATCTTCTTGCTGCACACGTAGTTTAATTTCTTCAATTTCATGAGTTTCGTATTCAAAATCGGCATATAAATTTTCTTTAGCCGGTCTTTTGAATGAAATTTCAGCAGACTTATCCCAAACCACATATTCATCACCAAGAATATTTATAAGCTGTACCATGGGTATAGGATCTACAGCCGAAAACAAACTCCCTCCGTAGATAGAATTCACATAATTACGGTTCTTATAACTGATAGGTAATTTAATAGTGACCTTTTTTAAATCTTCAGAAACCGTTTGGATCCTCCCCGTACTTCTACGATACATTGGTGAAAGATTAAAACCATGTTTGAACAACTTATGTTTTCCTATAAAACGGGACCCAAAATCAGCTAGATTGCTATAAAATGACATATGTATTACCTAAATAATGAAGTTATAAAGGTAAAGTTACTGTGTAAGATGGATTTAAAAAATAACGGTCACCGTAGTAAATTGTGACTGATGGAGGTACATGAAATTACACTATAAAATAATAAAATGCGAACGATATTTTCAACTAGGCCAACTACCGGTTCTCAAGGGGGGTAACTTCATCATCATTTCTATCATGAACCGAGGCAATGGACCTTCCTAAACTTTCTCCCAGACATGTATCGTCCGCATTTTAATGAACTAAAAACTTAATTATGAAAAATTCTTATTCGTTTTGTATACCCCAAAAGTAGCTCATGGAATCATAATAAAAGTTTTACTTTCGTTGAATTACATGTACCTACTTATGAGCTTCACGTAGCTATAGACGAAACGAAAAACCAAACCTAACACATTAATAATCAGATATTTTTTTCATTTTAAATCGCCCATAAAATTATAATTTGATAAATTTCATACATAAAAAAAGGACATCATAAAATGATGCCCTTCTCAATCAACAGAAGTTTTACTCCCGTGTTTATTCTAAATTTTCAGACTGCAAACGTTCCTTTTGTTTGCTACTCAGCCCTTGGCTATAATAAACATCAGGTTTATGATTTACACGGTGATTTTTCATTTCAGGGTCGTCAAGGTCCAAGCTTAAATCACAGTCAAAACGTACTAGCTTGGAGTGAAATTGGTCCTTCCCTCCCAAACTGATAAAATGGGCAAGTCCCCAGGTAATTCCGCGTCCGTCTTTAGTATTCGTAAAAGCATCGGGCACATGAGGTGCTGCCGCATACGGCATCAGTTCTGTGATGGAAGCAATTTCAAAATTCACCCAATCTTCTGCATATTGAATAGTGTTATGCTCCGGACCATCTTTATAGACCAAAGCAGCTACTCCTTTTCTAAAAGGAAATAACGATGTTTCATGCCCCGATGTAATAACAGGGTTTAAAGGGTGCTTGGTAAAAGGTCCCAAGGGATCATCCGCAATGGCAAGCCCCTGCATACGGACTTTATCCGGTACTTCCCCAAAATCTGATTTGTAATAGATATAAATCTTGCCATTATGTACAAGTGGGTATGGATCGTGTATGGAATATTGGTCCCACTCGCCTTTTCCACCATTCGGTATAACCACTTTGTTATATGCCGTCCATGGACCCTCCGGAGAATCGGCATACGAAACCGCTACTGGGCAATCATCGCCTCTTTTGCCACTCGCTTCCATAAACCCTTGATAGTAGAGGTAATATTTTCCCTTCCACTCCAAAATATCCGTTGTAGTTACCGAACGCCAACCCACTAGTGGTTTTTCCGGTCTTTTAATGGCAACACCCTGCTCCTCCCAGGTAAAGCCATCTTTAGACGTGGCGTACCAAATTTCAGAAAGGTCCCAGTCCGAAGATGGAATCGTATCATTACTCATATCTGCCCCTCGTGGTGGCGTAGAGGTATTCCTGTAGGTATACCACACATAATATTTACCATCGTGCAAGAGTATTTTTGAAGGGTCTCTTCTGGTAATGGTACCATCGTGCCCGTTATAATCGAACCCCTTTAATTCAGTATACTTAAACTGGCTAAAAAGCTCATTGTTCTGTGGCTCCGGTGATTCATAATCCGTATAAATGCGTTCCATGGCCGCACTCATTTTTCTATTGGGCTTTTCATCTGGCAACACAAATGGGAAACTACCTTGGTCTTCCGTTGTAGTTTCTGTTGCAGTTTCTTTTTTAGTCGGTTCCTGGCAAGATACAAGTACTAAAAGTACCGCTAAGGTTATGGTGATATTTTTCATATTCTAATATTGGTTATTAAATTCTAAAAGAGTGTTTTATTTGCTACCTAAGTACTGGATGTAAGTGTAATACACCCCAAAAGCTTCATCGCCTTCTATAAAATCGGTTACCAGCATGGTCTTGCCTTCATCAAGATTTACAATAAAATCCGCACTATGGGTGTCCCCGGAAATTTCTTGTTCTTTAATTTGATTGGCAATCTGAATACGTGCTTTCTCAGGATGCATAGGTTTGTATTCATACAGATTTTTAGGATTTTTTTCAGGAACACCCAAAATAGGACCAGGACACTCCTTTGGCCAACGCATACAGGATATTTTATATTTTCCCGCTTTTTCAACCTTAATCGGATGTGTATTGTTTCTATTTTTCATGCCCGATGCAACTTGCTCCGGTTTCCAGATGCCACCGTCTTCCCCAATTGCATGTTGTATGGTAAGCTTAATTTCATTTTGGTTTTCACTTCCTATGATACTCACTGGAAATTCTTGGTACTCAAAACCTATCTTTGCCCCCTCTAGAAACAACTTATTTTTCGCCAA from Zobellia alginiliquefaciens includes:
- a CDS encoding DUF4442 domain-containing protein — its product is MSFYSNLADFGSRFIGKHKLFKHGFNLSPMYRRSTGRIQTVSEDLKKVTIKLPISYKNRNYVNSIYGGSLFSAVDPIPMVQLINILGDEYVVWDKSAEISFKRPAKENLYADFEYETHEIEEIKLRVQQEDEIDILKTTQLMNSNRDTIFCEVRKTIYVADKAYYKKKRALALAKKETINNLS
- a CDS encoding sulfatase, with the translated sequence MNLRILALIIFGILASCKNEPKNMVEEKVKKPNILFLAIDDLRPELGAYGSQIAITPHIDALADDGLLFNNAYCQQAICSPSRASLMTGARPETIQVIENFTYFRDANPDIVTLPQHFKANGYETVSTGKIYHGQYNDPELSWSRKPVAMDKPDVKFGFKLPENIKMQKEVSEQMVAKYGKKALRNGLGKGPSYEFADFPDNAYEDGYNTDLAIATMKDMLSKNPEKPFFLGLGMKKPHLDWIAPKKYWDMYDEMDIKLAEQTQAPKNGASMGLHASFELRARAGIPKKGDIDPELALKLKHAYLACVSYVDAQIGRMISALDDAGIRDNTIIILWSDHGWHLGDMGIWGKATNYEIATKVPLIIWTPDMAKESRGKSTDALVELVDMYPTLCDLADLSKPTSLEGQSFAPLLSNPNQEWKSAAFTQYPNPALREWAANPLSKGMRETSFGPLIKEVETRIKKQLGKKWDRDLFENRLMGYSMRTKDYRFIVWKDYTDKDAEPVFIELYDHNKDPMETVNIANDHPELVKNLMIQFNKGWKGNKAELKESGV
- a CDS encoding glycoside hydrolase family 117 protein, translating into MKNITITLAVLLVLVSCQEPTKKETATETTTEDQGSFPFVLPDEKPNRKMSAAMERIYTDYESPEPQNNELFSQFKYTELKGFDYNGHDGTITRRDPSKILLHDGKYYVWYTYRNTSTPPRGADMSNDTIPSSDWDLSEIWYATSKDGFTWEEQGVAIKRPEKPLVGWRSVTTTDILEWKGKYYLYYQGFMEASGKRGDDCPVAVSYADSPEGPWTAYNKVVIPNGGKGEWDQYSIHDPYPLVHNGKIYIYYKSDFGEVPDKVRMQGLAIADDPLGPFTKHPLNPVITSGHETSLFPFRKGVAALVYKDGPEHNTIQYAEDWVNFEIASITELMPYAAAPHVPDAFTNTKDGRGITWGLAHFISLGGKDQFHSKLVRFDCDLSLDLDDPEMKNHRVNHKPDVYYSQGLSSKQKERLQSENLE